The Leptospira hartskeerlii genome contains a region encoding:
- the secG gene encoding preprotein translocase subunit SecG produces the protein MGFITGTILVLFVFVSLFLILLVMIQTGKGGMGGVLGGGASQSVFGSSTADVLTKATRVAGLTFLALSLILSFLFAKTSGYNTTPTPEILPPPAAEEAQGNQGGTNAQESAPTNAPSTEAPAQPKP, from the coding sequence ATGGGCTTTATCACCGGAACCATTCTTGTTCTTTTCGTTTTTGTCAGTCTATTTCTGATCCTTCTTGTTATGATCCAAACAGGCAAAGGAGGAATGGGTGGAGTTCTTGGTGGAGGAGCAAGCCAATCTGTTTTTGGTTCTTCTACTGCGGATGTTTTGACTAAGGCAACTAGAGTTGCTGGACTCACTTTTTTGGCTTTATCTTTGATTCTTTCTTTCCTTTTTGCGAAGACTAGTGGATACAATACCACTCCAACGCCTGAGATCCTTCCTCCACCCGCTGCGGAAGAGGCCCAGGGCAACCAAGGAGGGACAAATGCCCAAGAATCCGCGCCTACTAACGCACCAAGCACAGAAGCACCAGCGCAACCTAAGCCTTAA
- a CDS encoding CinA family nicotinamide mononucleotide deamidase-related protein, protein MNSPRVIVISTGSELTAGRSQDTNSSWIANELFGLGYSTEKFLVLPDDPKLIREELKNLAAGASKENPVLLVMTGGLGPTEDDYTLEVVCELTSSKAVLNEKAHDRLQALYRLRGKGFQEALTTALRQVSIPSNSTVLNNSVGIAPGFWSELQSGAYLACMPGVPSEMVAMFKEELVPLIQKQFHSGELYSDFLFIWGMSESLFQQEFIEGIEALKNGKAVWGVAAKKGFIRVTYQSQNKNLVEDLIQKTKEKYGGLCTGDLFEEFPKLLAERKLTIGTIESCTGGLVAKILTDRAGSSDYFLGSIVSYSNLIKENIVGVKRETLEAHGAVSEETATEMADNGAKLLGTDLAISITGIAGPGGGTPTKKVGTVFIGTHIKGEKTEVKELFLPFKRELFREVVAATSLYLMYNRLRKLV, encoded by the coding sequence TTGAATTCCCCTCGGGTTATAGTAATTTCCACGGGTTCAGAGCTGACTGCGGGAAGAAGCCAAGATACAAATTCTTCCTGGATCGCTAACGAACTTTTCGGATTAGGGTATTCGACTGAAAAATTCCTAGTATTGCCTGATGATCCTAAACTAATCCGAGAAGAACTGAAAAATTTGGCTGCCGGAGCTTCCAAAGAAAATCCAGTCCTTCTTGTGATGACCGGCGGACTCGGACCTACCGAAGATGATTATACTTTAGAAGTAGTTTGTGAACTTACTTCTTCTAAAGCTGTGCTGAACGAAAAAGCGCATGATAGGTTGCAGGCTTTGTATCGGCTTCGTGGAAAAGGCTTCCAAGAGGCACTGACTACTGCGTTACGCCAAGTTTCTATTCCTTCTAATTCGACCGTTTTGAATAACTCCGTTGGAATTGCTCCTGGATTCTGGTCGGAGCTCCAATCTGGCGCTTACTTGGCATGTATGCCAGGAGTTCCTTCCGAGATGGTGGCAATGTTCAAAGAGGAATTAGTTCCTCTTATCCAGAAACAATTCCATTCAGGCGAACTATATTCAGATTTTCTGTTTATCTGGGGAATGAGCGAGTCCTTATTCCAACAGGAATTTATAGAAGGTATTGAAGCTTTAAAGAACGGAAAAGCAGTCTGGGGAGTTGCCGCAAAAAAAGGATTTATCCGAGTCACCTACCAATCTCAAAACAAGAATTTAGTTGAAGACTTGATCCAAAAGACCAAGGAGAAATACGGCGGACTTTGTACAGGGGACTTATTCGAAGAATTCCCCAAACTTCTCGCAGAAAGAAAACTAACCATCGGAACGATCGAAAGTTGTACAGGCGGACTCGTTGCTAAGATACTTACCGACCGAGCAGGATCTTCCGATTACTTTTTAGGATCTATAGTTAGTTATTCCAATCTGATCAAAGAAAATATAGTAGGGGTAAAAAGAGAGACCCTAGAGGCTCATGGGGCAGTGAGTGAGGAAACCGCAACAGAAATGGCGGATAACGGAGCAAAACTTCTCGGAACTGATTTAGCAATCAGCATTACCGGGATTGCCGGGCCGGGCGGTGGAACTCCTACAAAAAAAGTAGGAACTGTATTTATAGGAACTCACATCAAAGGTGAAAAAACAGAAGTGAAGGAACTCTTTCTTCCATTCAAGAGAGAACTCTTCCGAGAAGTGGTGGCCGCTACTTCTCTTTATTTAATGTACAATCGATTGAGGAAACTCGTATGA
- a CDS encoding response regulator transcription factor — protein sequence MSNHRILVVEDIHSIREAVKDILIRDYEVFDAENYDEAVKILSNEHIDLVITDIRMPGKSGLDLIKTIQKEYPSVQYSLMTAYNINDYINFAYQHDIWNIIPKYSFLDINLITVMVKKLLYKDIFGVEKYFGPDFKILEGEGEEVFLVPPENGIVFRKISSDKDRNYICNRVGKFLIEKGAPNAVHQILEELTSNAMIRAPRDSKGNSKYQYELPSRDLLVPLEHIQLADTDYFEIGYGIAENSYIVVVRDHFGSLNKKEILKRLDRHITVDSPTGLPAGLADSHGRGLYICREISDQLIFNIEKDTRTEIIALLDKQTNKGYKSLSIYEV from the coding sequence TTGTCCAATCATCGTATCTTAGTAGTAGAAGATATACACTCCATCCGGGAGGCAGTAAAAGATATTCTGATCCGAGATTACGAAGTTTTCGATGCGGAAAATTACGATGAGGCGGTTAAAATTCTTTCTAACGAACATATAGATCTGGTAATCACTGATATACGTATGCCAGGAAAGTCTGGGTTAGATCTGATCAAGACCATCCAAAAGGAATATCCTTCCGTCCAGTATTCCTTGATGACCGCTTATAATATTAACGATTACATTAACTTCGCTTACCAACATGATATCTGGAATATCATTCCTAAATATTCTTTTTTGGATATCAATCTGATCACAGTGATGGTCAAAAAACTTCTCTACAAAGATATTTTCGGAGTAGAAAAATATTTCGGTCCGGACTTCAAGATCTTAGAAGGAGAGGGAGAAGAAGTATTCTTAGTTCCTCCGGAAAACGGGATCGTGTTCCGCAAGATCAGCTCTGATAAAGACAGGAATTATATTTGCAATCGTGTTGGTAAATTCCTGATCGAAAAAGGAGCTCCCAATGCAGTTCATCAGATTCTAGAAGAGTTAACTTCTAACGCAATGATCCGCGCTCCAAGAGACTCCAAAGGAAATTCAAAGTATCAGTATGAACTTCCATCTAGAGACCTTTTGGTTCCTTTGGAACATATTCAACTCGCAGACACGGATTATTTTGAAATAGGTTATGGGATTGCGGAAAATTCATATATTGTTGTAGTTCGAGATCATTTCGGTTCTCTGAACAAAAAAGAAATTTTAAAACGTTTGGACAGACATATTACTGTAGATAGTCCTACAGGTTTGCCTGCAGGACTCGCGGATTCTCATGGTCGAGGTTTGTATATCTGTAGAGAGATCTCGGACCAGTTGATCTTTAATATAGAGAAGGACACAAGGACGGAGATCATTGCGTTACTGGACAAGCAGACAAATAAGGGTTATAAGTCACTTTCGATCTACGAGGTTTGA
- a CDS encoding phosphoglycerate kinase, with product MQQLPRLENEDVKGKRVFLRVDFNVPLDNGKVSDKTRIEKTLPTIELLVKKGARVVIASHLGRPKGKPDPQYSMEPVYEVFKDLVKTSVIFSKDVIGENVVKLSKELKDGEILILENLRFHKEEEENSPAFAKSLAALADVYVNDAFGAAHRAHASTEGIAHLLPSFAGLLMYKEITELSSLLSRPAKPFVAIIGGSKVSSKISVIKNLIEKVDHILIGGGMAYTFLKSRAIPVGNSLVERDFEVEAFQLIERAGVAGVDFQLPVDHVIGDKFDANAKTKTVDKMGILDGWMGMDIGPKTIANYEKVIKNAATIVWNGPMGVFEFDKFAAGTMAIAKAVSKSKARTVVGGGDSIAAINKAKVEDKITHVSTGGGASLEFLEGKKLPGVVALLKQ from the coding sequence ATGCAACAATTACCCAGACTCGAAAACGAGGACGTCAAGGGGAAACGAGTTTTTCTGAGGGTCGATTTTAACGTCCCTCTGGATAACGGTAAAGTTTCCGACAAGACTAGAATTGAAAAGACACTTCCTACCATTGAATTATTGGTAAAAAAAGGTGCCAGGGTGGTGATCGCAAGTCACCTTGGCCGTCCTAAAGGTAAACCGGACCCTCAATATTCTATGGAGCCGGTTTACGAAGTTTTTAAAGATCTAGTTAAAACTTCCGTAATATTCTCAAAAGACGTGATCGGGGAGAATGTAGTAAAACTTTCCAAAGAACTTAAGGATGGAGAGATCCTGATTCTTGAAAATTTACGTTTTCATAAAGAAGAAGAGGAAAATAGTCCTGCTTTCGCCAAAAGCCTGGCTGCCCTCGCCGATGTTTATGTAAACGATGCATTCGGTGCTGCTCATAGAGCTCATGCTTCTACGGAAGGAATTGCACATCTTCTACCTTCTTTTGCTGGTTTGTTGATGTACAAAGAGATCACCGAACTTTCTTCTCTTCTTTCCCGCCCCGCAAAACCTTTCGTTGCAATCATCGGAGGTTCCAAGGTTTCTTCTAAGATCAGTGTGATCAAAAACCTGATCGAAAAAGTGGATCATATTTTGATCGGCGGAGGAATGGCTTATACCTTCCTGAAATCCAGAGCGATCCCGGTTGGAAATTCGTTAGTAGAAAGAGATTTCGAAGTGGAAGCTTTCCAACTGATAGAAAGAGCTGGAGTCGCAGGCGTGGACTTCCAACTTCCTGTGGATCATGTGATCGGTGATAAATTTGATGCGAATGCTAAGACCAAAACCGTAGACAAGATGGGAATTTTGGACGGTTGGATGGGAATGGATATCGGTCCTAAAACGATCGCAAATTACGAAAAAGTAATTAAGAATGCGGCTACGATCGTTTGGAACGGTCCTATGGGAGTTTTCGAATTCGATAAATTCGCAGCAGGTACCATGGCGATCGCAAAAGCGGTTTCTAAGTCCAAAGCCAGAACTGTAGTGGGTGGAGGAGATTCCATCGCTGCGATCAATAAGGCTAAAGTGGAAGATAAGATCACTCACGTTTCGACTGGAGGAGGAGCCTCCTTGGAATTTTTAGAAGGTAAAAAACTCCCCGGAGTTGTGGCTCTTCTAAAACAATAA
- a CDS encoding gamma carbonic anhydrase family protein translates to MQEVHLAGNILEYMGKRPIFKDGVFLAPGSLVVGDVVIGKDSSIWFQTLIRGDVNYIRIGDNVNIQDMTVVHVSRNTHPVEIGDNVSVGHRAVLHGCKLKNNSFVGMGAIIMDGVELGEYSFVAAGAMVTPGKIIPPGAMVMGSPAKIVRDITEEERNLIERTAANYVTYKNNYLDDFSYRISIV, encoded by the coding sequence ATGCAAGAAGTACATCTGGCCGGAAATATATTAGAATACATGGGTAAACGTCCTATCTTCAAAGACGGAGTGTTCTTAGCTCCTGGTTCTTTGGTAGTAGGGGATGTAGTGATCGGAAAAGATTCCTCTATCTGGTTCCAAACATTGATCCGGGGAGACGTAAATTATATTCGTATCGGAGACAATGTAAACATACAGGACATGACGGTGGTCCATGTTTCCAGAAACACTCATCCAGTGGAGATCGGAGATAATGTTTCCGTGGGTCATAGAGCTGTTCTTCATGGATGTAAACTTAAAAACAATTCATTCGTGGGAATGGGAGCGATCATCATGGATGGAGTGGAATTAGGAGAATACTCTTTCGTGGCCGCAGGCGCAATGGTAACTCCAGGTAAGATCATTCCACCGGGAGCGATGGTGATGGGATCTCCCGCAAAGATCGTAAGAGATATTACTGAAGAAGAAAGGAATCTGATCGAGAGAACCGCTGCAAATTACGTCACCTATAAGAACAATTATCTGGATGATTTTTCCTATAGGATCAGCATAGTTTAA
- a CDS encoding LIC_12097 family sensor histidine kinase, giving the protein MSSLMENLHERAEELQAILDGITEPLVLIDSGFRVRRVNKATLEFSSEPDFPSILGRKCYEILYNRSAVCPYCPMKDHHENEPDFDAGFEGKGEVGREIFHVANDQKETLYLDFFPIRKDGSIVSIVEKISNITRIKEKEEENLRIRNLASLGIFISGVAHELNNPLTGMSLTLQNLMNNLSSMDPAFFRKRLEMIKEDLTRAAMIVLDVISFAKPDKLVTTNADIHETIMKAKDSVTWVYPVLSKNTEWEILSEPGMTFQFNPVKMERLFINLFKNSLQAYDYGEGKIKVEVRRTRNMMHIFVEDTAGGIPEDMLDKIFSPFFSKNKSGIGTGLGLSICHSIVREHSGELTVRSYDRRTRFKISLPLVQPKGN; this is encoded by the coding sequence ATGTCATCCCTAATGGAAAACCTCCACGAAAGAGCGGAGGAACTCCAAGCAATTCTGGACGGAATCACGGAGCCCCTAGTTCTGATAGACTCAGGCTTCCGGGTCCGTCGTGTAAATAAGGCCACTCTCGAATTTTCGAGTGAGCCTGACTTCCCTTCTATCCTCGGCAGAAAGTGTTACGAAATTCTGTACAACCGTTCTGCAGTTTGTCCTTACTGTCCGATGAAAGATCATCATGAAAATGAACCCGACTTTGATGCTGGGTTCGAAGGAAAGGGAGAAGTTGGGCGTGAGATATTTCACGTAGCGAACGATCAAAAAGAGACCTTATATTTAGATTTTTTCCCAATTCGTAAGGATGGAAGTATAGTTTCGATCGTAGAAAAAATCAGTAATATCACTCGTATCAAAGAAAAAGAAGAAGAGAACCTTAGGATACGTAACCTTGCTTCCCTTGGTATTTTTATCTCCGGTGTAGCCCATGAGTTGAATAACCCACTTACGGGTATGAGCCTCACACTTCAAAACTTGATGAATAATCTATCAAGCATGGATCCTGCGTTTTTCCGTAAAAGATTAGAGATGATCAAAGAAGATCTTACTCGTGCGGCGATGATCGTGTTGGATGTGATCAGTTTTGCTAAGCCTGACAAATTAGTAACTACAAATGCAGATATTCATGAAACCATAATGAAGGCAAAGGACTCTGTTACTTGGGTCTATCCCGTTCTTTCTAAAAATACTGAATGGGAAATTTTAAGCGAACCTGGCATGACCTTCCAATTTAATCCAGTCAAGATGGAGAGATTGTTTATTAATCTTTTCAAAAATTCTCTGCAAGCTTATGATTACGGAGAAGGTAAGATCAAAGTAGAAGTCAGGCGCACTCGTAATATGATGCATATTTTTGTGGAAGATACCGCTGGAGGAATTCCGGAAGATATGCTGGATAAAATTTTCTCTCCATTCTTTTCCAAAAATAAGTCCGGGATCGGAACAGGTCTCGGACTTTCCATCTGCCATTCCATCGTAAGGGAACATTCAGGAGAATTAACTGTTCGTTCTTATGATAGAAGGACCAGATTTAAAATTTCTCTTCCATTAGTACAACCAAAAGGAAACTAA
- the gap gene encoding type I glyceraldehyde-3-phosphate dehydrogenase codes for MTRIAINGFGRIGRLVFRSGIKDPNIEFVAINDLVTPDNLGYLLKYDSTHGRFNGTVSHTDDSLIVDGKKVLCVSERDPEKLPWKDLKVDYVIESTGLFTDRVGAEKHIKAGAKKVVISAPAKDKDIPTFVMGVNNEKYDPSKDHVVSNASCTTNCLAPITKVVLDNFGIEEGLMTTIHATTATQPTVDGPSKKDWRGGRGAMQNIIPASTGAAKAVGLCIPEVNGKLTGMSFRVPTPDVSVVDLTVRTTKETSLKEISAKMKEASEGAMKGILGYTDEMVVSNDFLSSTLSSIFDADACIELNSRFFKLVSWYDNEMGYSNRVLDLIRYMAKKG; via the coding sequence ATGACAAGAATCGCTATCAACGGTTTTGGCCGAATCGGTCGCCTGGTATTCCGTTCCGGGATCAAAGACCCAAATATTGAATTTGTAGCAATCAACGACCTAGTAACTCCGGACAACCTAGGATATCTTTTAAAATACGATTCTACTCATGGACGTTTTAACGGCACCGTTTCGCATACTGACGATTCACTTATCGTTGACGGTAAAAAAGTTCTTTGTGTATCCGAAAGAGATCCAGAAAAACTCCCTTGGAAAGATCTAAAAGTGGATTATGTAATCGAATCTACCGGTTTATTCACAGACAGAGTCGGTGCAGAAAAACATATCAAAGCCGGAGCTAAAAAAGTGGTGATCTCCGCTCCTGCAAAAGACAAAGACATCCCTACTTTTGTTATGGGAGTGAATAACGAAAAATATGATCCAAGCAAGGATCATGTGGTTTCCAACGCTTCCTGTACTACGAACTGTCTTGCTCCGATCACTAAAGTAGTTTTGGACAATTTCGGGATTGAAGAAGGTCTGATGACCACTATCCACGCTACTACTGCGACTCAGCCTACTGTCGACGGGCCTTCTAAAAAAGACTGGAGAGGAGGAAGAGGAGCAATGCAAAACATTATCCCAGCTTCTACCGGTGCAGCTAAAGCGGTTGGTCTTTGTATTCCTGAAGTTAACGGAAAACTAACCGGTATGTCTTTCAGAGTTCCAACTCCAGACGTTTCTGTTGTAGACTTAACTGTTAGAACTACTAAAGAAACCAGCCTAAAAGAAATTTCTGCAAAAATGAAAGAAGCTTCTGAAGGGGCTATGAAAGGGATTTTAGGTTATACTGACGAGATGGTTGTTTCTAACGACTTCTTAAGCTCAACTCTTTCTTCTATCTTTGATGCTGACGCTTGTATCGAGTTAAATTCCAGATTCTTTAAATTGGTTTCTTGGTATGATAACGAGATGGGTTACTCTAACAGAGTTTTAGACCTAATCCGTTACATGGCTAAAAAAGGTTAA
- the lenA gene encoding endostatin-like outer membrane lipoprotein LenA produces MPKNPRLLTHQAQKHQRNLSLNFYSSPKTAFQAVFILLLLLSSLSINAQNQDGTKSQNNSSPSSTQMLNQRILRAYESLSVARELLKFERMEALPIGTLVTWVGNYPNRKGVKITKFSVTQSASPGGIERAEEKSILLEFNGSTLSKVVSEIKTANYSADDTIMIRMTDTTPLDNNVDDLVIYADKNGREAEYPLNYLPDEGVNRDRSEFKKEFYLKLIEDFFVHVLRLQEMQSQHSSRNQKKLLQSYKESLEY; encoded by the coding sequence ATGCCCAAGAATCCGCGCCTACTAACGCACCAAGCACAGAAGCACCAGCGCAACCTAAGCCTTAATTTTTATTCTTCTCCGAAGACGGCCTTTCAGGCCGTCTTCATTCTACTCCTTCTTCTTTCCTCTCTTTCTATTAACGCTCAAAACCAGGATGGGACAAAATCCCAGAATAATTCCTCCCCTTCTTCTACCCAAATGTTGAACCAACGTATCTTACGTGCGTATGAAAGCCTAAGTGTTGCCAGAGAACTTTTGAAATTCGAAAGAATGGAGGCTCTTCCGATTGGGACATTGGTAACTTGGGTGGGAAATTATCCGAACCGTAAAGGTGTGAAGATCACTAAGTTCTCCGTGACCCAGTCTGCCTCTCCTGGAGGGATAGAGAGAGCGGAAGAAAAGTCCATTCTTCTGGAATTTAACGGATCCACTCTTTCCAAGGTGGTTTCTGAAATTAAAACCGCAAATTATTCCGCAGACGATACGATCATGATCCGGATGACGGACACTACTCCTTTGGATAATAATGTGGACGATCTGGTGATTTACGCGGATAAGAACGGTAGAGAGGCAGAATATCCTCTGAATTACCTACCTGATGAGGGGGTAAACCGGGATAGATCCGAGTTTAAGAAAGAATTTTACTTAAAGCTGATCGAGGATTTTTTCGTGCATGTTCTAAGACTTCAGGAAATGCAGTCTCAACATTCTTCCAGAAATCAAAAAAAATTACTGCAAAGTTATAAAGAATCCCTAGAATATTGA
- the tpiA gene encoding triose-phosphate isomerase: protein MRPKIIAGNWKMNLSEKEALALASGLKEKSSSLPDNKKAVVFPSSIHLAAVARILENSKIAVGAQNIYPAPLTAMTGETGPDQLSEIGIKFALVGHSERRQFLGETSVFCNQKISYLTKHGFTAVYCVGETLAERESGNTFEVLKKQIQEGLGSIESDQFSRIWVAYEPVWAIGTGKVATPAQAQEAHAFIRKEISGLFQNGKTISDAMPILYGGSVKADNVKELLSQSDIDGGLVGGASQKLESFLALF, encoded by the coding sequence ATGCGCCCTAAAATTATCGCCGGTAACTGGAAAATGAATCTTTCCGAAAAGGAAGCGTTGGCACTCGCAAGCGGCCTAAAGGAAAAGTCTTCTTCTCTTCCCGATAATAAAAAGGCGGTTGTATTTCCTTCTTCCATTCATCTGGCTGCAGTTGCTCGAATATTAGAAAATTCGAAAATTGCTGTCGGAGCACAAAACATCTACCCTGCTCCTCTCACTGCTATGACTGGTGAAACCGGTCCTGATCAACTTTCCGAGATAGGTATTAAATTTGCTCTCGTTGGTCACTCAGAAAGAAGACAGTTCTTGGGTGAAACAAGCGTATTCTGTAATCAAAAGATCTCTTATCTGACTAAACACGGTTTTACTGCTGTGTATTGTGTGGGAGAAACTCTGGCAGAAAGAGAATCTGGAAATACTTTCGAAGTTCTGAAAAAACAGATCCAAGAAGGTTTAGGCTCTATTGAAAGCGACCAATTCTCTCGTATCTGGGTAGCTTACGAACCTGTCTGGGCGATCGGAACGGGTAAAGTGGCAACTCCTGCGCAAGCGCAAGAAGCCCACGCATTTATTAGAAAAGAAATTTCCGGATTATTCCAAAATGGGAAAACAATCTCGGATGCTATGCCTATCCTTTATGGCGGTTCCGTAAAAGCCGATAACGTGAAGGAACTCCTTTCCCAATCGGATATAGATGGAGGGCTCGTAGGCGGGGCCAGCCAGAAGCTGGAAAGTTTCTTAGCTTTATTCTAA
- the lepB gene encoding signal peptidase I, with amino-acid sequence MFSLKKEFGEKEKKFDRKKFAQVLSISLVVGFLFATAVRIWFVFPFVPETEEMSPALPKGKRIYISRFVRDSSLFLGDVVLVAHPTQKGKVALVRIMGKSGDQISIKDKVLYRNGTSEAQEKSDFSLQFKDARPAFSGTYSSRDNLSNLTVEDRNYFLLCDNRDDCVDSRDFGPIPFEKIIGKVL; translated from the coding sequence ATGTTCTCATTGAAAAAAGAGTTCGGAGAGAAGGAAAAAAAATTCGATCGAAAGAAATTCGCTCAGGTTCTTTCGATCTCTCTTGTGGTTGGATTTTTATTCGCGACCGCAGTTCGAATCTGGTTTGTATTTCCATTCGTCCCAGAAACGGAAGAGATGTCTCCTGCGCTCCCTAAAGGAAAAAGAATTTATATCTCCAGATTCGTTCGAGATTCTTCCTTGTTTTTAGGGGATGTGGTACTCGTGGCACATCCGACGCAAAAAGGAAAAGTAGCTTTGGTCCGTATCATGGGAAAATCTGGAGACCAGATCTCTATCAAGGACAAGGTCCTTTACAGAAACGGCACCTCCGAGGCTCAGGAAAAATCAGACTTCTCCTTACAATTCAAAGACGCAAGGCCAGCCTTCTCCGGGACTTATTCAAGCAGGGATAATCTTTCCAACCTAACAGTAGAAGATCGAAATTACTTTCTTCTATGTGATAACCGAGACGACTGCGTGGATTCCAGAGATTTCGGCCCCATACCTTTCGAAAAGATCATAGGCAAAGTCCTTTAA
- a CDS encoding LA_3751/LA_3752 family putative glycosyltransferase has protein sequence MKYQILEGHIFKFENKGTFFSLETIGGKSLISKLQFLFPLSCIVFTALFLFKIDANSVLVSDNQNKIVQAQAFIDSGYKSEYLSCKILEDLGGCKFFPSWQVQLQNGISGPFPVAFSLFASIFGLLGDYSFLFYVSILFFWIGVLFLKFELDLKWASVLFLSFGPAFFHSALFPDYSITFLLTCVGLTFYACPVKTRPLGLFIGFFVGLGFFFRPENTILYFVLGVFHLAEFIQKGRSEVSTRDKDRLILLIGTGIGVIFYGILNYYLYGSALGTRIETNAEIGWDTGFEKYTSLLIFGNARVGFLFFCPWVLLWLVYFFIRWKELEKFEKKLSLAILISLFLGAYLAPNDSNIDWGTRYLSWLIVPIVVLFFSKKNSERVPKTVWILTGILFLVTLFFSKIYFLTQEKLSKEYVKYNEFLLSSNSEIYLTTESSISALFGQEILRKKVLRIEELEDLPELTKILSSKKGSISLVRYEPITLSLLQTLEKNNSEKLGTEMQDWFLRSGWNKISKQTLEKIEILKFERN, from the coding sequence TTGAAATATCAGATTTTAGAGGGTCATATATTCAAATTCGAAAATAAAGGAACCTTCTTCTCATTGGAAACAATCGGCGGAAAAAGCCTAATTTCTAAACTTCAGTTTTTATTTCCTCTTAGTTGTATTGTATTCACTGCATTATTCTTATTTAAGATAGATGCAAATTCAGTTTTAGTCTCCGACAACCAGAACAAGATCGTTCAGGCACAAGCATTCATAGATTCAGGATATAAAAGCGAGTATCTTAGTTGTAAAATTTTAGAGGATCTAGGCGGCTGTAAATTTTTTCCAAGCTGGCAGGTCCAGTTACAAAACGGAATTTCCGGACCTTTCCCTGTAGCATTCTCTCTGTTCGCTTCCATATTCGGTCTATTAGGAGATTATAGTTTTCTATTTTACGTTTCTATTTTGTTTTTTTGGATCGGAGTACTTTTCCTAAAGTTCGAACTGGACTTAAAATGGGCTTCGGTCCTATTTTTAAGTTTCGGTCCCGCTTTTTTCCATTCAGCATTATTCCCGGATTATTCCATTACATTTCTTTTAACCTGTGTAGGACTCACATTTTACGCCTGCCCGGTAAAGACTCGGCCGCTCGGTCTCTTTATAGGATTTTTTGTAGGACTCGGGTTCTTCTTTCGGCCGGAGAATACGATCTTATATTTCGTCCTCGGAGTTTTTCACCTGGCTGAATTCATTCAAAAAGGTAGATCCGAGGTTTCTACAAGAGATAAGGACAGGTTGATCCTACTCATAGGAACCGGTATCGGAGTGATATTTTACGGAATTTTAAACTATTATCTGTACGGTTCCGCCTTGGGAACTAGAATAGAGACCAATGCAGAAATAGGTTGGGATACCGGATTCGAAAAATACACTTCTCTTCTTATTTTCGGAAATGCAAGAGTCGGTTTTTTATTCTTCTGCCCTTGGGTTTTGCTTTGGTTGGTATACTTTTTTATTCGTTGGAAAGAACTCGAGAAATTTGAAAAAAAACTCTCTCTGGCGATCTTAATTTCCCTTTTTTTAGGGGCTTATCTGGCTCCAAACGATTCCAATATAGATTGGGGGACCAGATATCTTTCTTGGCTGATTGTTCCGATCGTCGTTTTATTCTTCTCCAAAAAGAATTCAGAAAGAGTTCCTAAGACTGTTTGGATTTTGACGGGAATTTTATTTTTGGTGACCTTATTCTTTTCTAAGATCTACTTTTTGACTCAAGAAAAACTTTCCAAGGAATACGTAAAATACAACGAGTTCTTATTGAGCTCTAATTCGGAAATATATCTGACAACGGAGTCGAGTATATCCGCATTGTTTGGTCAGGAAATTTTACGTAAGAAAGTATTAAGGATAGAGGAGCTAGAAGATCTTCCGGAATTAACTAAGATCCTTTCCTCTAAAAAAGGATCCATTTCCTTGGTCCGTTATGAGCCGATCACATTATCTCTTTTACAAACCTTAGAGAAAAACAATTCAGAGAAATTAGGAACCGAGATGCAAGATTGGTTTTTAAGATCCGGCTGGAACAAGATCTCGAAACAAACTTTAGAAAAAATAGAAATTCTAAAATTTGAGCGAAATTAG